One window of the uncultured Treponema sp. genome contains the following:
- the trxA gene encoding thioredoxin, with protein MMEVKITESNFKEEVLNSSKPVLVDFWATWCGPCRMLSPVIEEIAAEKSETLKVGKVNVDEEPALATQFGVVSIPMLVLFKNGKAVKTSVGYQPKDEILKFIE; from the coding sequence ATTATGGAAGTAAAAATCACTGAATCAAATTTCAAAGAAGAAGTTTTAAATTCAAGCAAGCCGGTTCTTGTTGACTTTTGGGCTACTTGGTGCGGTCCTTGCAGAATGCTGTCTCCTGTAATTGAAGAAATCGCGGCGGAAAAATCAGAAACCTTAAAAGTCGGAAAAGTAAATGTTGATGAAGAACCTGCGCTCGCAACGCAATTTGGAGTTGTAAGCATTCCGATGCTTGTGCTTTTCAAAAATGGCAAAGCAGTAAAAACCAGCGTCGGTTATCAGCCAAAAGATGAAATTCTAAAATTCATAGAATAG
- a CDS encoding NUDIX domain-containing protein, giving the protein MENNKFNFCPDCGSKKIQTLLNGRQWFCPDCGLELFNNVASAVGVILENEKHEILFERRAKEPRKNFLAFPGGFCEPDEEPEKSVMRECSEEIGVVPEKIKFVGAFPNTYVYKKIIYKTCDMFYSASLPSDFEFKTQQSEVISLEWVKVESLADIEKIPLAFGSAKKALLKYLEIKNAR; this is encoded by the coding sequence ATGGAAAATAATAAATTTAATTTTTGTCCTGACTGCGGCTCAAAAAAAATTCAGACGCTTTTGAACGGAAGGCAATGGTTCTGCCCTGACTGCGGGCTTGAGCTTTTTAACAATGTTGCTTCTGCGGTTGGCGTGATTCTTGAAAATGAAAAACACGAAATTCTTTTTGAACGCCGGGCAAAAGAACCCAGAAAAAATTTTCTTGCATTTCCCGGAGGATTTTGCGAGCCTGATGAAGAGCCTGAAAAAAGCGTAATGCGTGAATGTTCCGAGGAAATTGGAGTTGTGCCGGAAAAAATAAAATTTGTCGGAGCGTTCCCAAATACTTATGTTTACAAAAAAATAATTTATAAAACCTGCGATATGTTTTATTCAGCCTCTTTGCCTTCTGATTTTGAATTTAAAACCCAGCAAAGCGAAGTCATTTCACTTGAATGGGTGAAAGTTGAATCTTTGGCGGATATAGAAAAAATTCCGTTGGCATTTGGTTCCGCAAAAAAAGCTCTTTTAAAATATCTGGAGATAAAAAATGCGCGCTAG
- a CDS encoding radical SAM protein — translation MEKNFYQQCVQCPRKCKSDRASGKTGFCGETENLKIASAGLHFGEEPLITVFGGSGTIFFTGCTLKCSFCQNYQISQQGMGANVDEKEFVKICITLQELGAENINLVTGSHHIPKIAQFLKSAKNSGLEIPVAWNSSSYESVETLELLKNVVDIWLPDFKTISSEASKKLFMAEDYPLAAKKSISWMIKNFPLEVEEVSKNGEKKEKIKRGVIIRHLALPGKIDDTILALEWLKKNADGKSCISLMSQYTPVPFKSKTEAEKNWRENSLDAFENRLINKDEDETLRDIIEAYDFEYLFYQDLSDDTSWLPDFNRTQPFSNALAKPIWHWKEKFLTN, via the coding sequence ATGGAAAAGAATTTTTACCAGCAGTGCGTTCAGTGTCCAAGAAAATGCAAGTCAGACAGAGCTAGCGGAAAAACTGGATTCTGCGGAGAAACAGAAAATTTAAAAATCGCTTCTGCAGGTTTGCATTTTGGCGAAGAACCGCTCATTACAGTTTTCGGAGGAAGCGGAACAATTTTTTTTACAGGCTGCACTTTAAAATGCTCGTTCTGCCAAAACTATCAGATAAGCCAGCAAGGAATGGGCGCAAATGTAGATGAAAAGGAATTTGTAAAAATCTGCATCACGCTTCAAGAGCTTGGAGCTGAAAATATAAATTTAGTTACTGGAAGCCATCACATTCCAAAAATCGCGCAGTTCCTAAAATCAGCAAAAAATTCAGGACTTGAAATTCCAGTTGCTTGGAATTCCAGTTCTTATGAATCAGTTGAAACTCTTGAACTTTTAAAAAACGTTGTTGATATATGGCTTCCGGATTTTAAAACAATCAGCAGCGAAGCAAGCAAAAAACTTTTTATGGCAGAAGATTATCCGCTTGCCGCAAAAAAAAGCATCAGCTGGATGATAAAAAATTTCCCGCTTGAAGTAGAAGAAGTTTCAAAAAACGGCGAGAAAAAAGAAAAAATAAAACGCGGCGTTATAATAAGACATCTTGCATTGCCTGGAAAAATTGACGATACAATCCTTGCGCTTGAATGGCTGAAAAAAAATGCGGACGGAAAAAGCTGCATTTCGCTTATGTCGCAGTACACGCCAGTTCCTTTTAAATCAAAAACTGAAGCTGAAAAAAACTGGAGAGAAAATTCTCTTGACGCTTTTGAAAACCGCTTGATTAACAAAGACGAAGATGAAACTTTGCGCGACATTATTGAAGCCTACGACTTTGAATATTTGTTCTACCAAGATTTAAGCGACGATACAAGCTGGCTTCCGGATTTTAACAGAACACAGCCTTTCAGCAATGCGCTTGCAAAACCGATTTGGCATTGGAAAGAAAAATTTCTAACAAACTGA
- a CDS encoding ATP-grasp domain-containing protein gives MEQIVLAGASFIFGLDEIREAFLNIGIEASFAEVPYMLKYQKIPEKEKIEFTEKIPKNKIVVPLSEYWISECIKSNNCRISKNALLASRSKKKLYNLLSSFKVPKIFDSIQQAKKFVNQNGKNIIVKPDGLFSGYGIKIAGKENIDEVEKFIFNARNVNNRALKLFEIENNNALVSEYIFGEEYSADIFYFKGKISLVRLCKKEIVFIHGTPCTAVYQLLNPTAEIKSVLEKWCGALFEKENISFGQFDFIEDREGSFVPIDFAPRVGGGIEELLKCCKKNVYADAVLNISNQNETSIFSSDENYLSQFNYLPTKSGKIFNDNYELLSGKKIVCKHKGDFVPECPSSSASRIAVVIARHKSPVEKEILDSLLIGSEHIEFWKK, from the coding sequence ATGGAGCAAATAGTTTTAGCGGGTGCTTCTTTTATTTTTGGCTTGGACGAAATAAGAGAAGCTTTTTTGAACATTGGAATTGAAGCTTCGTTTGCGGAAGTTCCTTATATGCTCAAGTATCAGAAAATTCCAGAAAAAGAAAAAATAGAATTTACTGAAAAAATTCCAAAAAATAAAATTGTTGTTCCGCTGTCTGAATATTGGATTTCTGAATGTATAAAAAGTAATAATTGCAGAATTTCAAAAAACGCATTGCTGGCTTCACGCTCGAAAAAAAAACTTTATAATTTACTGAGCAGTTTTAAAGTTCCAAAAATTTTTGATTCGATTCAGCAGGCAAAAAAATTTGTCAATCAAAATGGGAAAAATATTATTGTAAAGCCCGACGGACTTTTTTCTGGCTACGGAATAAAAATTGCAGGCAAAGAAAATATTGATGAAGTCGAAAAATTTATTTTTAATGCCCGCAATGTGAATAACCGCGCGCTAAAACTTTTTGAAATTGAAAACAACAACGCTCTTGTTTCAGAATATATTTTTGGAGAAGAATACAGCGCAGACATTTTTTATTTTAAAGGAAAAATTTCTTTAGTCCGGCTTTGCAAAAAAGAAATTGTTTTTATTCATGGAACGCCGTGCACTGCGGTTTATCAGCTTTTGAATCCTACCGCGGAAATAAAATCAGTTCTTGAAAAGTGGTGCGGTGCTTTGTTTGAAAAAGAAAATATTTCGTTCGGGCAGTTTGATTTTATTGAAGACCGTGAAGGAAGTTTTGTTCCGATTGATTTTGCGCCTAGAGTTGGCGGCGGAATTGAAGAGCTTTTAAAGTGTTGCAAAAAAAATGTCTATGCGGATGCAGTGCTGAATATTTCAAATCAAAATGAAACCAGTATTTTTTCTTCGGATGAAAATTATCTTTCGCAGTTCAATTATCTTCCTACAAAAAGCGGAAAAATTTTCAATGACAACTACGAGCTTCTTTCTGGAAAAAAAATTGTTTGCAAGCACAAGGGAGACTTTGTTCCAGAATGTCCTTCAAGCTCCGCAAGCAGAATTGCAGTTGTAATTGCGCGCCATAAATCGCCTGTTGAAAAAGAAATTTTAGATTCGCTTTTAATTGGCAGCGAGCATATTGAATTTTGGAAAAAATAA
- a CDS encoding Xaa-Pro peptidase family protein, producing MNFNLKQIYENRRKKVSEYLKQNNIKAAIFEDSEQRRDVAVRYLCGHPSDASLIILDNGKSFLIPWDENLAKDKAFADEIIPSEKFKRSYINAAKEILTSAISEKKSKVCISPETPYIQFKKYSEKLENFKICAEENSAHDFVKSLRAVKDNYEIECTKKAAAITDEMTKIIVGNLRQGKIKTETDVALFAEHELRIKGAERTSFDTLAAGPDRSFAIHAFPGYTQGTWGTQGLSILDYGVCYEGYASDCTITIAKGPLSKEQEQLLNSVQEAADECKKLYMPNEKISRAVKKADEIFAKINRTMPHGLGHGTGLEIHEEPFVSMRANKNDVFKVGNIITLEPGLYDKNLGGTRLENDILITETGNEVLTHSEIFRI from the coding sequence ATGAATTTTAATTTAAAGCAAATTTATGAAAACAGGCGGAAAAAAGTCAGCGAATATTTAAAGCAAAACAATATCAAGGCGGCAATCTTTGAAGATTCTGAACAGAGAAGAGATGTTGCCGTGCGTTATCTTTGCGGACATCCAAGCGATGCATCTTTAATTATTTTGGATAATGGAAAATCTTTTTTAATTCCGTGGGATGAAAATTTAGCAAAAGACAAAGCGTTTGCAGATGAAATAATTCCTTCTGAAAAATTTAAAAGAAGCTACATAAATGCCGCAAAAGAAATTTTGACTTCAGCCATTTCTGAAAAAAAATCAAAAGTCTGCATTTCTCCAGAAACTCCATACATTCAGTTTAAAAAATATTCAGAAAAACTTGAAAACTTTAAAATCTGCGCTGAAGAAAATTCTGCACACGACTTTGTAAAATCACTTCGCGCCGTAAAAGACAACTATGAAATTGAATGCACAAAAAAAGCCGCCGCAATCACAGATGAAATGACAAAAATCATTGTGGGAAATTTGCGCCAAGGAAAAATAAAAACTGAAACTGATGTCGCGCTTTTTGCAGAACACGAGCTAAGAATAAAAGGCGCAGAACGCACAAGTTTTGACACACTTGCCGCAGGTCCAGATCGAAGTTTTGCAATCCACGCTTTTCCGGGATACACGCAAGGAACCTGGGGAACGCAGGGCTTGTCAATTTTGGACTACGGAGTTTGCTATGAAGGCTACGCAAGCGACTGCACAATCACAATTGCAAAAGGGCCGCTTTCAAAAGAACAAGAACAGCTTTTAAATTCCGTGCAAGAAGCCGCGGATGAATGCAAAAAACTTTATATGCCTAACGAAAAAATTTCCCGCGCAGTAAAAAAGGCCGATGAAATTTTTGCAAAAATAAACAGAACTATGCCGCACGGACTTGGACACGGAACAGGCCTTGAAATTCACGAAGAGCCATTTGTAAGCATGAGAGCAAACAAAAATGATGTTTTCAAAGTTGGAAATATCATAACACTTGAGCCTGGACTTTATGATAAAAATCTTGGCGGAACTCGTCTTGAAAATGACATTCTAATAACAGAAACTGGCAATGAAGTTTTAACGCACTCAGAAATTTTTAGAATTTAA
- the murJ gene encoding murein biosynthesis integral membrane protein MurJ — MSTSQKNKEKNAQNSLLAKGISLSMLTLVSRVLGLLREMTKARFLGTSAFSDAFGIAFMIPNLFRRLFAENSISVAFIPTFKNHLEECGTSEGKQKTQDFISATFTLVVFLTSLFVIAGIIFAPFILRIFYADKNSMEEAVVLTRIMFPYLFVISVAAFFQGILNGLKIFSPSGFTPILFNIIVILSTFVLSRFTANPARAMAIGVISGGTIQALFQFPFVLKNNWKITFVNLKKAFSNEGSKKVFALIGPTIIGMAGYQINDIVSSALAARAGEGIVSSLQYSLRLQELILGICAVTIGTVILPDLTGFAKKNLWENFNSLLIQSIKIMALIAIPVTFYSLAMGENIITLIFAGGKFNSESTKMTVEVFNFHIAGLFFIAVNRIVSPAFYAQQNTKSPTIAGLINFAVNIALASILSIKFKGKGIALALTIASAANTLMLFIFLRKTKSIHVGNILKLAVLYAIKIAAFSVIAIVPVVLTKNYFIKFFSGNPRIISQGIPIFITAAIFGAIGLALLFISKDSLLKTAFEKISRRK; from the coding sequence ATGTCTACTTCTCAAAAAAATAAAGAAAAAAATGCGCAAAATTCACTTTTAGCAAAAGGAATTTCACTTTCAATGCTTACCTTGGTTTCAAGAGTTCTTGGACTTTTAAGGGAAATGACAAAGGCACGTTTTTTAGGAACTTCAGCTTTTTCAGACGCATTTGGAATCGCTTTTATGATTCCGAATCTTTTCCGAAGGCTTTTTGCTGAAAATTCAATTTCCGTGGCGTTCATTCCGACTTTTAAAAATCATCTTGAAGAATGCGGAACTTCGGAAGGAAAACAAAAAACGCAGGATTTTATAAGCGCGACTTTTACGCTGGTTGTTTTCTTGACATCGCTTTTTGTAATCGCCGGAATTATTTTTGCGCCGTTCATTCTGCGGATTTTTTACGCTGACAAAAATTCAATGGAAGAAGCTGTTGTTTTGACAAGGATAATGTTTCCGTATCTTTTTGTAATTTCCGTAGCGGCATTTTTTCAGGGAATTTTAAACGGACTAAAAATATTTTCGCCGTCAGGATTCACTCCGATTCTTTTCAATATAATCGTAATTTTATCAACATTCGTTCTTTCGCGCTTCACGGCAAATCCTGCAAGAGCAATGGCAATCGGCGTAATTTCAGGCGGAACAATCCAAGCGCTTTTTCAGTTTCCGTTCGTTTTAAAAAACAACTGGAAAATAACTTTTGTAAATTTAAAAAAAGCATTTTCAAATGAAGGAAGCAAAAAAGTTTTTGCGCTGATTGGTCCGACGATAATCGGAATGGCGGGCTACCAGATAAACGACATTGTGTCCTCGGCACTGGCGGCGCGCGCAGGAGAAGGAATCGTTTCAAGCCTTCAATATTCGCTCAGGCTTCAGGAATTGATTTTGGGAATTTGCGCTGTAACAATCGGAACTGTAATTCTCCCGGATTTGACTGGTTTTGCAAAAAAAAATCTGTGGGAAAACTTCAACTCGCTTTTGATTCAGTCAATAAAAATCATGGCGTTGATTGCAATTCCTGTAACTTTTTATTCACTTGCAATGGGCGAAAATATTATCACGCTGATTTTTGCGGGCGGAAAATTCAATTCCGAATCAACCAAGATGACAGTTGAAGTTTTTAACTTTCACATCGCGGGACTTTTTTTTATTGCCGTAAACAGAATTGTTTCCCCGGCATTTTACGCTCAGCAAAACACAAAAAGCCCCACAATCGCAGGACTTATAAATTTCGCCGTGAACATTGCGCTGGCTTCAATTCTTTCAATTAAATTCAAAGGAAAAGGAATTGCGCTGGCTCTCACGATTGCAAGCGCGGCAAACACATTGATGCTTTTTATTTTTTTAAGAAAAACAAAATCAATTCACGTTGGAAACATTTTAAAGCTTGCAGTTTTATACGCAATAAAAATCGCGGCATTTTCTGTAATTGCAATTGTTCCTGTCGTTTTGACAAAAAATTATTTCATTAAATTTTTCAGCGGAAATCCAAGAATCATTTCACAAGGAATTCCTATTTTTATAACTGCGGCAATTTTTGGAGCAATAGGACTTGCGCTCCTTTTTATTTCAAAAGATTCACTTTTAAAAACAGCATTTGAAAAAATTTCAAGACGAAAATAA
- a CDS encoding FAD-dependent oxidoreductase — protein sequence MAFYDSFDVAVCGGGHAGIEASLACARMGLKTILITQSIDSIGRMSCNPSIGGIAKGNIVREIDALGGEMGKLIDRSMIQFRMLNKSRGPAVQAPRSQADKIVYSSLARHVVETTENLSTLMDTVVDVLTVASDVPLPKDSSGSMEAGSIPGEKRSGSSYAFATQACRSGMRQKIIGVVTERGRIIPCRAAVLTTGTFLGGRIFIGEYDAPCGRLGETGAFGLTESLSRLGFTTGRLKTGTPPRILKHTVDFSKFELQEGDKEIVPFSFDDEKIERPIVPCHLVYTNEETHKIIRENINRSPLYSGKISGVGPRYCPSIEDKVMRFAERNRHQLFVEPEGLETDEIYLNGLSSSLPEEVQDAFLRTMPGFENCVVSRPGYAVEYDYVEPTQLFPSLETKRVAGLFNAGQINGTSGYEEAAGQGLVAGINAALYAREHKKLCGPICAPDSSFGSSPASSEPGKFMPKPVFNSDELKNFAEISAKETEALSKKLKETQKEFGFDSFEKIPSYEPLVLGRDEAYIGVLIDDLVTLGTKEPYRMFTARAEYRLKLRHDTADRRLRKKGFDAGLISKAQFEQMNLKYQKVDEALEFLSKHPDAENPGTFNSLEWTLAQEDFKYRYYIEKQDSRVAKMHRMENARIPADFDYSKIVALSSESRAKLEKIRPLTLGQASRISGIRNSDIMLLMVYLR from the coding sequence ATGGCTTTTTATGATTCATTCGATGTAGCAGTTTGCGGCGGAGGTCATGCCGGAATTGAAGCTTCCCTTGCTTGCGCCAGAATGGGATTAAAGACAATTTTAATTACGCAGTCAATTGACTCAATTGGAAGAATGAGCTGCAATCCTTCAATCGGAGGAATTGCAAAAGGAAATATTGTCCGGGAAATTGATGCGCTTGGCGGAGAAATGGGAAAGCTGATTGACCGCTCGATGATTCAATTTAGAATGCTGAACAAAAGCCGCGGTCCTGCAGTTCAGGCTCCTCGTTCACAAGCAGACAAAATTGTTTATTCATCTCTTGCGCGTCATGTTGTGGAAACTACGGAAAATCTTTCAACTTTGATGGATACTGTTGTTGATGTTTTGACTGTAGCCTCGGATGTGCCGTTGCCAAAAGACAGCTCTGGTTCTATGGAAGCAGGTTCGATTCCCGGAGAAAAACGTTCAGGCTCTTCATACGCTTTTGCAACACAAGCTTGTCGCAGCGGAATGAGACAAAAAATTATCGGCGTTGTTACGGAGCGTGGAAGAATTATTCCTTGCCGTGCCGCAGTTCTTACGACGGGAACTTTTTTGGGCGGAAGAATTTTTATCGGTGAATACGATGCTCCTTGCGGACGTTTAGGCGAGACTGGCGCATTTGGCTTGACTGAAAGTTTGAGCCGCCTTGGGTTTACAACAGGCAGACTTAAGACAGGAACTCCTCCGCGGATTTTAAAGCACACAGTTGATTTTTCAAAATTTGAGCTTCAAGAAGGCGACAAGGAAATTGTTCCGTTCAGTTTTGATGATGAAAAAATTGAACGTCCGATTGTGCCGTGCCATTTGGTTTATACAAATGAAGAAACTCATAAAATAATCAGAGAAAATATAAACCGCTCGCCATTGTACTCTGGAAAAATCAGCGGAGTTGGTCCTCGCTATTGTCCGAGCATTGAAGATAAAGTCATGCGTTTTGCTGAACGGAACAGGCATCAGCTTTTTGTTGAGCCGGAAGGACTTGAAACTGACGAGATTTATCTGAACGGATTAAGTTCCAGTTTGCCAGAAGAAGTTCAGGATGCTTTTTTGAGAACTATGCCCGGATTTGAAAACTGCGTTGTAAGCCGCCCGGGGTATGCTGTTGAATATGACTATGTTGAGCCGACGCAGCTTTTTCCTTCTCTTGAAACAAAGCGAGTTGCCGGTCTTTTTAATGCCGGACAAATCAACGGAACTTCAGGCTATGAAGAAGCGGCAGGGCAGGGACTTGTTGCTGGAATAAATGCCGCTCTTTATGCAAGGGAACACAAAAAATTGTGCGGACCGATTTGCGCTCCAGACTCATCATTCGGCTCTTCTCCTGCAAGTTCTGAACCGGGAAAATTTATGCCCAAGCCAGTTTTCAATTCTGATGAACTTAAAAATTTTGCTGAAATTTCCGCGAAAGAAACGGAAGCCTTGTCCAAGAAATTGAAGGAAACACAAAAAGAATTCGGCTTTGATTCGTTTGAAAAAATTCCGTCTTATGAGCCGCTTGTTCTTGGACGCGACGAGGCTTACATCGGCGTGCTTATTGACGACCTTGTTACGCTTGGAACAAAAGAGCCTTACAGAATGTTTACTGCGCGCGCTGAATACAGGCTGAAACTTAGACATGACACAGCTGACAGACGTTTGCGGAAAAAAGGATTTGATGCAGGACTTATTTCAAAAGCGCAGTTTGAACAGATGAATTTGAAATATCAGAAAGTTGACGAAGCGCTTGAATTTTTGAGCAAGCATCCAGATGCTGAAAATCCGGGAACTTTCAACAGCCTTGAATGGACTTTGGCGCAAGAAGATTTTAAGTATCGCTATTATATTGAAAAGCAGGATTCCAGAGTTGCAAAAATGCATCGCATGGAAAACGCAAGAATTCCCGCTGATTTTGATTATTCAAAAATTGTCGCATTGTCTTCTGAAAGCCGCGCGAAACTTGAAAAAATCCGGCCGCTTACTTTGGGACAGGCTTCAAGAATAAGCGGAATCAGAAACAGCGACATAATGCTTTTGATGGTTTATCTTCGCTGA
- a CDS encoding Gx transporter family protein: MEKIDWNKIAFFSALCFFLSAVEYAVPKPLPFFKIGFANLPVLISLSVLKKKETLLLVFLKIFLQAVISGTLFSYVFIFSFAGSVASGLSMMLVYFIFRNKISFVGLSVCGGLANNIAQIFLAGVFMFGSNVKFIAPPMLCVSFCTSLALGIFAESFCRKSVWFNELVLETPVKIGSAFSESEKLNFFNIFISAIGFAILIFRNSVFEIYFVVVLFAVLVFIKKRKLKILPSVLLIFFVVLFSLFSPHGKILFTFGNLNITLGALILGLVKGGRLCGFVFVSQFLILKNIFFPGRVGKFFSNIMSCFSKLSEIKIRLTKENFISQIDSRLCKVWQNEI; encoded by the coding sequence ATGGAAAAAATCGACTGGAACAAAATTGCTTTTTTTTCTGCTCTCTGTTTTTTTCTTTCTGCTGTGGAATATGCAGTTCCAAAGCCTCTGCCTTTTTTTAAAATTGGATTTGCAAATCTTCCAGTTTTGATAAGCCTTTCAGTGCTGAAAAAAAAAGAAACTCTGCTTCTTGTTTTCTTAAAAATTTTTTTGCAGGCAGTTATAAGCGGAACTTTGTTTTCTTACGTTTTTATTTTTTCTTTTGCAGGTTCTGTTGCTTCCGGACTTTCCATGATGCTTGTATATTTTATTTTCAGAAACAAAATTTCTTTTGTTGGACTTTCTGTTTGCGGCGGACTTGCAAATAATATTGCGCAGATTTTTTTAGCCGGCGTTTTTATGTTTGGCTCGAATGTGAAATTTATTGCTCCTCCAATGCTTTGTGTTTCGTTTTGCACTTCGCTAGCTCTGGGAATTTTTGCAGAAAGCTTTTGCAGAAAATCAGTTTGGTTTAATGAACTTGTTCTTGAAACTCCAGTGAAAATCGGCTCGGCATTTTCAGAAAGCGAAAAATTGAATTTTTTTAATATTTTTATTTCTGCAATTGGTTTTGCAATTTTGATTTTTAGAAATTCAGTTTTTGAAATTTATTTTGTTGTTGTGCTTTTTGCTGTTTTAGTTTTTATAAAAAAAAGAAAATTAAAAATTCTTCCGTCTGTTCTTTTGATTTTTTTTGTTGTTCTTTTTTCATTGTTTTCTCCGCATGGAAAAATTTTATTTACTTTTGGAAACTTGAATATAACTTTGGGGGCTTTGATTTTAGGACTTGTAAAGGGCGGGCGACTTTGCGGTTTTGTTTTTGTGTCGCAGTTTTTAATTTTAAAAAACATTTTTTTTCCCGGCAGAGTAGGAAAGTTTTTTTCTAATATTATGTCTTGTTTTTCAAAACTGTCAGAGATAAAAATCCGGCTGACAAAAGAAAATTTTATTTCTCAAATTGACAGCCGGCTTTGCAAAGTTTGGCAGAATGAAATTTAA
- a CDS encoding glycoside hydrolase family 3 protein: MKLKVVAFFFCSVIFTVAFADSAKIDFWSDIPPEPLSQKLVDSMSDEELLAQILMFGWAGAEPSDLLNSWVTQRGLGSVKVFGWNTDNIQKVAKSVRILQQEAASRSLKIPLFVATDQEGGWIRHVKGETSDTPGNLAIGASGYPLDAYYSGFYINREIRALGINMNFAPTVDLYTNLNSSVIGPRSFGSDPVDAGILGEAFAAGSMDAGVIPTAKHFPGHGDTSLDSHGRLPQIEIDARTLVNRELVPFEYLIKAKIPAIMSGHLSFPQIESDGTPASLSKKFLTDILRRQMNFDGLIITDDMMMNGATLFAGSFHRAVMMAIEAGNDIIISSTTAGLYDNMWTRNLERMRTNSEFKERVKDAARRVIFAKLNYFKSENHAPLYPDENSIFEHIPDKDGQKFFLEQACRSVSVYKQGSAFPLKPAEGERVLIAGPFLSLYSEGRKRYPNVSTFHFSYELKNDNSNFDIWNAASLVSVADSYDTIIICVYDKHTANIAKRLRYMDKRVVILSIMSPVFVLDDFDWADTILCGYSYSSYSFAALFGALSGEFVPRGIVPLKH, from the coding sequence ATGAAATTAAAAGTTGTAGCATTTTTTTTCTGTTCAGTAATTTTTACAGTTGCTTTTGCTGATTCTGCAAAGATAGATTTTTGGAGTGATATTCCGCCAGAACCACTTTCTCAGAAGCTTGTTGACTCTATGAGCGATGAAGAGCTTCTTGCGCAGATTCTCATGTTCGGCTGGGCTGGGGCAGAACCGAGCGACTTGCTGAATTCCTGGGTTACACAACGCGGACTTGGAAGCGTAAAAGTTTTCGGCTGGAATACTGACAATATTCAAAAAGTTGCAAAGTCTGTGCGCATTCTTCAGCAGGAAGCGGCAAGCAGGTCTTTAAAGATTCCGCTGTTCGTTGCTACAGATCAGGAAGGCGGCTGGATTCGGCACGTAAAAGGAGAAACTTCTGATACCCCGGGGAACCTTGCGATTGGAGCTTCCGGTTATCCGCTTGACGCTTATTATTCCGGCTTCTATATAAACCGTGAAATCCGCGCGCTTGGAATTAATATGAATTTTGCTCCAACTGTTGATTTATATACGAATTTGAATTCAAGCGTAATCGGTCCGCGCTCGTTTGGCTCTGACCCTGTTGATGCTGGAATTCTTGGAGAAGCTTTTGCGGCAGGCTCGATGGATGCTGGTGTTATTCCGACTGCAAAACATTTTCCGGGACATGGCGACACAAGCCTTGACAGCCACGGAAGGCTTCCGCAGATTGAAATTGATGCGCGGACTTTGGTGAACCGTGAGCTTGTTCCGTTTGAATATTTGATAAAGGCGAAAATTCCTGCAATCATGAGCGGGCATCTTTCGTTTCCGCAGATTGAAAGCGACGGAACTCCTGCAAGCCTTTCAAAAAAATTCCTGACTGACATTTTGCGCCGTCAGATGAATTTTGACGGTCTTATAATTACTGATGACATGATGATGAACGGAGCGACTTTGTTTGCAGGCTCTTTTCATCGTGCTGTAATGATGGCGATTGAGGCTGGAAACGACATTATAATTTCTTCCACGACTGCCGGACTTTATGACAATATGTGGACGCGAAATCTTGAGCGGATGCGGACGAATTCAGAATTCAAAGAACGTGTAAAAGATGCCGCTCGCCGCGTTATTTTTGCCAAGCTGAATTATTTTAAAAGCGAAAATCATGCGCCGCTTTATCCTGATGAAAATTCAATTTTTGAACACATCCCAGATAAAGACGGCCAGAAATTTTTTCTTGAGCAAGCCTGCCGTTCGGTGAGCGTTTACAAGCAAGGCTCTGCTTTTCCATTGAAGCCTGCGGAAGGTGAGCGTGTTTTAATAGCAGGTCCTTTTCTTTCGCTTTATAGTGAAGGTCGCAAGCGTTATCCAAATGTTTCAACTTTTCACTTTAGCTATGAACTGAAAAATGACAACAGCAATTTTGATATTTGGAATGCGGCTTCTTTGGTTTCCGTGGCGGACAGCTATGACACAATTATTATTTGTGTTTACGACAAACACACGGCGAACATTGCGAAACGTTTGCGATACATGGACAAGCGTGTTGTCATTCTTTCCATTATGTCGCCGGTTTTTGTTCTCGATGATTTTGACTGGGCGGACACGATTCTCTGCGGATACAGCTACTCAAGCTATTCGTTTGCGGCTTTGTTTGGAGCCTTGAGCGGAGAATTTGTTCCGCGGGGAATTGTTCCGTTGAAGCACTAA
- a CDS encoding ferredoxin thioredoxin reductase catalytic beta chain, translated as MKITENPNSEIAQTVKEGLKQKGGYCPCRVEKTPDTKCMCKEFRDQIKDPDFEGFCHCMLYYKSK; from the coding sequence ATGAAAATAACTGAAAATCCAAATTCTGAAATCGCGCAAACTGTAAAAGAAGGCTTAAAGCAAAAAGGCGGCTACTGTCCGTGCAGAGTTGAAAAAACTCCAGACACAAAATGTATGTGCAAGGAATTCAGAGACCAGATAAAAGATCCTGACTTTGAAGGATTTTGCCATTGCATGCTTTATTATAAATCAAAATAA